Sequence from the Flavobacterium sp. J372 genome:
AATCCTTTTTGTTGTAGAGGTCTATAAGCTTTTGCGGAACGTCAAATTCATAATCACCCGGAACATACTTTTCCATCACACCGTCAAGATACGTTACAGGCTCATAGTACGTTGCATCACGCGGCTCGTAGCCTTTCACTTTACCGTACGTTACACGTAGGGTACTATTAGCATCCGGGAATATGCGCGCATCTTTTGGGCTAAGCTCCAGTATAGCTTTCATATAATTGCGCTGCAATGCCGTAATCTTCAGGTTAAGCTCATCATATTTAGGAGAAACATTTTTAGCATACGCTTCAGCCATGGCTTTCACCAGTTTATAGCCTTTATCAGCATTCAGTTTTGCGATAACGGTTTTCGCATCGCCTTCAGTAAGCTCTTTAAAGCCTGCATAGTTGGTAAGTTGTGACTGACTGTAAATCTCTGCAGCCATCTTGCTGTAATCCTGGTTAAGCACTTCTGCAGGTAAAAACTGCTTTGGCGACTTTGTGGCGTAAATTGCCATTAGCTGCTCAAAAACCTTCTCATCAACTGTTTTATTGAAATCTTTGTAAACATCGGCCATGGCTGGCACAAGGTTGTTCCGCCTGTCGGTAAACGCCTGTTCGCCACGGGCATTGTACACCTGCTCAAGCTGATACAACCTGTAACCCATTGTGAGTAACTCGGTATTTCTCAGCACAACTTCGGTGAAATAATCACGTGCCAGGGCGTACGGCGCAATTTCCTTGTACACCTTCTCAAATTCAGGGAGAATATTACCATACTCTTCCTGCTTGCCGGCCTTGTTTACCCAGTTGGCAAAATCTTTCTCATAGCTGCGTTTTATTGCCACTGCATTGGTCTTTTTAAGCCCTTGCGACTCACCTATCCACTTTTTCCAATAATTGGCAATGCTTGCATATTTGGCAGCATATTGAATTTTGATTGCGTTGTCTTTCCGCATAAAGCCGTCTGCCACCTTAAGGGCTGCATCACGAACTTCAATTTTGGCCGGGTTAAGGCTGTTCACAATCTGCTCAACGGCAACCGCGGGCAGGTACTCGGTTGTGCGGCCAGGATAGCCAAAAACCAGTGTAAAGTCGTTTTCTTTCACGCCACCGATAGATACCGGGAAGAAATGCTTCGGCGTATACGGAACGTTGTCTTTTGAATATGCAGCTGGTTTATTGTCTTTGCCGGCATAGATTCGGAAAAGCGAGAAATCGCCTGTGTGGCGTGGCC
This genomic interval carries:
- a CDS encoding S46 family peptidase, with protein sequence MRILRLLAFLLVFTTVSAQQGGMWIPSLLKGMNEKEMKSLGMKMSAQDIYDVNKSSLKDAVPHFNGGCTSEVISSKGLLLTNHHCGYGEIQAHSTVDHDYLTNGFWAMSMAEELPNPDMEVTFIVRIEDVSTKVLEGVSGLTSEADKQKKIQENITKLTASLPKESWQENKIRTFYEGNQYMLFVTETYKDVRLVGAPPSSIGKFGSDTDNWVWPRHTGDFSLFRIYAGKDNKPAAYSKDNVPYTPKHFFPVSIGGVKENDFTLVFGYPGRTTEYLPAVAVEQIVNSLNPAKIEVRDAALKVADGFMRKDNAIKIQYAAKYASIANYWKKWIGESQGLKKTNAVAIKRSYEKDFANWVNKAGKQEEYGNILPEFEKVYKEIAPYALARDYFTEVVLRNTELLTMGYRLYQLEQVYNARGEQAFTDRRNNLVPAMADVYKDFNKTVDEKVFEQLMAIYATKSPKQFLPAEVLNQDYSKMAAEIYSQSQLTNYAGFKELTEGDAKTVIAKLNADKGYKLVKAMAEAYAKNVSPKYDELNLKITALQRNYMKAILELSPKDARIFPDANSTLRVTYGKVKGYEPRDATYYEPVTYLDGVMEKYVPGDYEFDVPQKLIDLYNKKDYGQYGENGKMPVCFIGTNHTTGGNSGSPAIDANGNLIGLNFDRVWEGTMSDIYYDPSICRNIMVDMRYVLFIIDKYAGAKHLVDEMKLVGIKKK